One segment of Candidatus Melainabacteria bacterium DNA contains the following:
- a CDS encoding VWA domain-containing protein: MRKPSGQVAIALNLVIALFVVGSLGIAAYEMTRILLAREQLKNCLEFAALAGTASLASSSASGAPATAEAKAVALNMFKMNSILGQPLASNVREVPSLSQMNPTTASVDMFVEFDDPISKQPTANPSNVMRLYGAYKYVLFSGGFGSIGVLSYNLTEQALSALPALDLILVHDNSSSMDDLTPVTVVRRYYDPNVYPPQPSYTIPTPGGAPEQGPISGVFCPVLIGTPLNGLEPQNLDAAGDPRNSLCLKEFSEVGNVGTTVPLRGVTNTGAMPGDAPVAYGGVGLAGMSVGPGNTSATFGKGNAGGGTAGAPVASLPGAKVDKIAMMRHQQDKRSADLLTYFFNNIAGAPAEAQTPPAYNPWGADASMFTDVVVNIDGNNTFNGTTIGAFSFPDYRWLVEASRGNLENGAVAPDAIAPVQATQMGDAANPGYRSAYRVAAYSKLEPKGTIDRSLLGFVTKVAEASDCHFGFVGYNDRAGTSPTDTNAAQRVSWAYTVAGTGRYLIPAIPLDQGGDNIAAVSALLSPPQDDSNPMFVPNGGSNLADGLQKAYDMLTGPGARTGAMKAVVVVTDKVPTRDLAGTPYTDPAANGPAIGDALVVAQNLGKKGIPIFMVGFDHTGGAMTPYMQNQFSDVSTNGIVGAAGHGGVLHTTQWTDAATSQAALNGKFNNIVRQLVVLNRG, from the coding sequence ATGCGCAAGCCATCAGGACAAGTTGCGATAGCGCTAAACTTAGTAATCGCCCTCTTTGTGGTCGGTTCACTCGGCATCGCGGCTTATGAAATGACGCGTATTTTGCTGGCTCGCGAGCAGTTGAAAAACTGTCTCGAATTCGCAGCCCTTGCAGGTACCGCCTCTCTCGCCTCTTCCAGTGCCAGTGGGGCACCAGCAACTGCAGAAGCGAAAGCGGTTGCTTTGAACATGTTTAAAATGAATTCGATCCTGGGGCAGCCCCTTGCTTCTAACGTGCGAGAAGTGCCCAGTCTCTCGCAAATGAATCCGACGACAGCGAGCGTAGATATGTTCGTCGAATTTGATGATCCAATCAGCAAACAGCCTACCGCCAATCCTTCTAATGTGATGCGCTTGTACGGCGCCTACAAGTATGTTCTCTTCTCAGGTGGTTTTGGTTCCATTGGTGTGCTCAGCTACAACTTGACGGAACAGGCATTGTCGGCGCTCCCTGCGCTCGATTTGATACTGGTTCATGATAATTCCAGTTCGATGGACGATCTGACACCAGTTACGGTTGTGCGTCGTTACTACGACCCCAACGTTTACCCGCCGCAGCCGTCATACACGATTCCAACGCCTGGAGGTGCGCCTGAACAGGGACCAATTTCTGGGGTGTTCTGTCCTGTTTTGATTGGAACTCCGTTGAATGGTTTGGAGCCACAAAATCTCGACGCTGCAGGTGATCCCAGAAATTCTTTGTGTCTCAAGGAATTTTCGGAAGTAGGAAATGTAGGCACCACCGTACCTCTCAGGGGGGTCACAAACACTGGTGCAATGCCGGGTGATGCACCGGTAGCCTATGGCGGAGTAGGATTAGCGGGGATGTCCGTGGGTCCGGGAAATACTAGTGCTACATTTGGTAAAGGAAACGCGGGTGGTGGCACTGCCGGTGCCCCAGTGGCGTCTTTGCCTGGAGCGAAAGTTGACAAGATCGCTATGATGCGTCATCAGCAAGACAAGCGTTCCGCCGACCTCCTCACTTATTTCTTTAACAACATCGCTGGTGCGCCAGCCGAAGCTCAAACTCCTCCTGCGTACAACCCGTGGGGCGCAGACGCTTCGATGTTTACCGATGTCGTTGTTAACATTGATGGCAATAACACATTCAATGGTACGACTATCGGCGCATTCTCCTTCCCCGATTATCGTTGGCTGGTCGAAGCTTCGCGAGGCAATTTAGAGAATGGTGCAGTTGCACCAGATGCAATTGCTCCTGTCCAGGCCACTCAAATGGGTGATGCTGCTAACCCCGGCTACAGAAGTGCTTATCGAGTCGCTGCTTATTCTAAGCTCGAGCCAAAAGGGACGATTGATAGATCTTTGCTTGGATTTGTCACCAAAGTAGCTGAAGCTTCTGATTGTCACTTCGGATTTGTTGGATATAACGATCGTGCCGGTACTTCGCCTACCGATACAAACGCTGCTCAGCGAGTTTCCTGGGCCTACACGGTCGCGGGTACTGGAAGATACCTGATACCAGCCATACCGCTGGATCAAGGTGGAGATAACATAGCTGCGGTTTCGGCATTGTTGTCTCCTCCTCAAGATGACAGCAATCCCATGTTTGTACCGAATGGCGGTTCGAATCTTGCTGATGGTCTGCAAAAGGCTTATGACATGTTGACCGGTCCAGGAGCGCGAACCGGAGCAATGAAAGCCGTTGTCGTTGTAACAGACAAGGTGCCAACAAGAGATCTGGCTGGAACTCCATATACAGATCCCGCTGCAAATGGTCCGGCTATTGGTGATGCGCTTGTAGTAGCGCAGAATCTTGGAAAGAAAGGCATTCCGATTTTTATGGTTGGTTTCGACCATACCGGCGGTGCAATGACTCCTTATATGCAAAATCAGTTCAGCGATGTCAGCACCAATGGTATCGTCGGTGCTGCTGGTCATGGTGGCGTATTGCATACGACTCAATGGACTGATGCTGCAACCAGCCAGGCTGCGCTGAACGGAAAGTTCAACAACATTGTCAGGCAGCTGGTTGTGTTGAACCGAGGTTAG